The following are from one region of the Actinoplanes sp. L3-i22 genome:
- a CDS encoding beta-ketoacyl synthase N-terminal-like domain-containing protein, translating to MREDIAVVGVACRYPQARNAAEFWRNLRDGRSAISAVGIRQWDSETYYSADSGPGTVNSKWVGALADAECFDHAFFNVSPREAVAIDPQHRLLLEEAWHCVEDSGLPLPVLQGARTSVSVGLSTHDHLLRSVADGRPVDVFDGVGNYASMAANRISYLLNLDGPSRTVDTACSSSLAALGQARADLLHDDCEFALVGGVNLINSPWRYLAFTQSRMLSPDGRCFTFDHRANGYVPGEGVGVVLLTTVSTARRLGCHVYGVIKAVATNHNGHNRSVTAPSVSAQVDLIRRALRTAGVEPGRVGYVEAHGTGTSLGDPIEVQALHEAYGVDRDGPLRVGSVKTGIGHVEAGSGMAGLIKVLLMLRHRTIPPTLNREITNPIMHGAAEHIEFPGTAVDWAADGLRTAGVSAFGFGGANCHAVLEEYRSEVAVPPAAPVFTVAARSREALLATLGRWAEQPHSAAELCAASNQRALNLPYRWGVEAVDLPAALARVRAGEVIEPVRVGASKPEVVVLLTDPVSGDGFTSALGRLEALTERGVRIAEIIATGPAGSAAALVHSGAVTLREAADALLGDGRLTTREPVGCGVWAGAEHLVPNELTAGYLRKLLDGRADTVESVGRYAGHAATLLDHQHTFQRAVGEWEKLLAGRGIDLDAAIRRFGERGTTFSPDELAAIALVINVALVRIYEAWELTPAPWLLPGTHELAMLVSRGVLDPADAVAALFGAADLAGLAAGAAEHPAVRCAPLDGLPVLRAVSRDRADGRRIRLGGGDPAELMAAAGRRPAVVVLLGDPAEPVPDDLDVLRFGDLPGLLLELWRRGGEPAWASQGSPGLPGLPGYAFDRHPHVHADAKAEETRPADAKADETRPADGPAELESVLCGLVAAATRVAPAAVRPDTPFADLGIDSLIIHTLNAQLRTRFGEISATLFFECRDVAAVAARLSRDYDVEATRAPASRPTGPPDESGIAIIGFDGRFPGADTIEEFWANLRDGRDSITEIPRSRWDHDRYFDPRRGVPEKVYAKWGGFLSDVELFDADHFGVAPADAIFMDPQERLFLESVRGCLEVAGYSRERLREVHRNEVGVFAGATVNNYQLVQHEAGTGAPINSQTYAIANRVSYTWDLRGPSLTVDTACSSALYALHLACESLRRGECEMAVAGGVNLSLHPSKYQMLAHYRFLSSDGRCRAFGAGGDGYVPAETVGAFLLKPLAAARRDGDRVYAVIRGSALSHGGRTNGFSVPSPAAQTAAIDRALRRAAVDPATISYVEAHGTGTRLGDPIEIAGLRAAFEPHLSRRQQCAIGSVKSNIGHGEAAAGVAQVAKVLLQMQHRALVPSLHAERTNPEIDFAASPVHVQRTFAPWDPVAMGFGEVPRRAGITSIGAGGTNVHLVMEEA from the coding sequence ATGCGTGAAGACATCGCTGTGGTGGGGGTGGCCTGCCGCTACCCGCAGGCGCGGAACGCGGCCGAGTTCTGGCGGAATCTGCGGGACGGGCGAAGCGCCATCAGTGCGGTCGGCATTCGGCAGTGGGATTCCGAGACGTATTACTCGGCGGATTCCGGGCCGGGCACGGTCAACAGCAAATGGGTGGGGGCGCTGGCCGACGCCGAATGTTTTGACCATGCGTTCTTCAATGTCTCGCCGCGTGAAGCCGTGGCCATCGATCCGCAGCATCGGCTGTTGCTCGAAGAGGCGTGGCACTGCGTCGAGGACTCCGGTCTGCCGTTGCCGGTGCTGCAAGGGGCGCGCACGTCGGTCAGCGTGGGGTTGTCAACGCATGATCATTTGCTGCGGTCCGTTGCGGACGGTCGGCCGGTGGACGTCTTCGACGGGGTCGGCAACTACGCGAGCATGGCGGCGAACCGGATCTCCTACCTGCTGAACCTGGACGGGCCGAGCCGGACCGTGGACACCGCCTGTTCCTCGTCGCTGGCCGCGCTCGGGCAGGCGCGCGCCGACCTGCTGCACGACGACTGCGAGTTCGCGCTGGTGGGCGGCGTCAACCTGATCAACTCGCCGTGGCGGTATCTGGCCTTCACGCAGTCGCGGATGCTCAGCCCGGACGGGCGGTGCTTCACGTTCGATCATCGCGCGAACGGGTACGTGCCGGGGGAGGGCGTCGGGGTGGTCCTGCTGACCACGGTCTCGACCGCGCGGCGGCTCGGCTGTCACGTCTACGGCGTGATCAAGGCGGTCGCCACCAACCACAACGGGCACAACCGCAGCGTCACCGCGCCGAGCGTGTCCGCGCAGGTGGACCTGATCCGGCGGGCGCTCAGGACGGCCGGGGTCGAACCCGGCCGGGTCGGCTACGTCGAGGCGCACGGCACCGGGACCAGCCTCGGTGATCCGATCGAGGTGCAGGCACTGCACGAGGCGTACGGCGTGGACCGGGACGGTCCGCTGCGGGTCGGGTCGGTCAAGACCGGCATCGGGCACGTCGAGGCCGGCTCCGGGATGGCCGGGCTGATCAAGGTCCTGTTGATGCTCCGGCACCGGACGATCCCGCCGACGCTGAACCGCGAGATCACCAATCCGATCATGCACGGGGCGGCCGAGCACATCGAGTTCCCCGGGACCGCGGTCGACTGGGCCGCGGACGGCTTGCGTACGGCCGGGGTCAGCGCGTTCGGGTTCGGCGGCGCGAACTGTCACGCGGTGCTCGAGGAGTACCGGTCCGAGGTCGCGGTGCCGCCCGCGGCGCCGGTGTTCACGGTCGCGGCCCGGTCCCGGGAGGCGTTGCTGGCGACCCTCGGCCGGTGGGCCGAGCAGCCGCACTCCGCCGCGGAACTGTGCGCGGCCAGCAACCAGCGGGCGCTGAACCTGCCGTACCGCTGGGGGGTTGAAGCTGTTGATCTTCCGGCGGCCCTGGCGCGGGTCCGTGCCGGTGAGGTGATCGAACCGGTCCGCGTCGGAGCATCGAAGCCGGAAGTTGTCGTGCTGCTCACCGATCCGGTGTCCGGTGACGGGTTCACCAGCGCCCTGGGGCGGCTCGAAGCGCTCACCGAGCGTGGGGTCCGGATCGCCGAGATCATCGCGACCGGGCCGGCCGGGAGTGCCGCCGCGCTGGTGCACAGCGGTGCGGTCACGCTGCGGGAGGCGGCGGATGCCCTGCTCGGTGACGGCCGGCTGACGACTCGCGAGCCGGTCGGCTGCGGCGTGTGGGCGGGCGCCGAGCACCTCGTGCCGAACGAGCTGACGGCCGGCTACCTGCGAAAGCTGCTGGACGGGCGGGCGGACACGGTCGAGAGCGTCGGGCGGTATGCCGGTCACGCCGCGACGCTGCTGGACCATCAGCACACGTTCCAGCGGGCGGTCGGGGAGTGGGAGAAGCTGCTGGCCGGCCGGGGGATCGACCTCGACGCCGCGATCCGGCGGTTCGGCGAGCGGGGGACGACGTTCTCGCCCGACGAGCTGGCCGCGATCGCGCTCGTGATCAATGTGGCGCTGGTCCGCATCTACGAGGCGTGGGAGCTGACGCCCGCGCCGTGGCTGCTACCCGGCACTCACGAGCTGGCGATGCTGGTCAGCCGGGGGGTCCTCGATCCGGCCGACGCGGTGGCCGCGCTGTTCGGTGCGGCCGACCTGGCCGGGCTCGCGGCCGGCGCGGCCGAGCATCCGGCGGTCCGCTGCGCGCCGCTCGACGGGCTGCCCGTGCTGCGGGCGGTGTCCCGGGACCGTGCTGACGGCAGGCGGATCCGGCTCGGCGGCGGCGATCCGGCGGAGCTGATGGCCGCCGCGGGACGCCGCCCGGCGGTCGTGGTGCTTCTCGGGGACCCGGCTGAACCCGTACCCGATGATCTGGATGTTCTCCGGTTCGGGGATCTGCCCGGACTGCTGCTGGAGCTCTGGCGGCGCGGGGGCGAACCGGCGTGGGCGAGCCAAGGGTCGCCCGGGCTGCCCGGCCTGCCGGGATACGCGTTCGACCGCCATCCGCACGTCCACGCCGACGCGAAAGCGGAAGAGACCCGGCCGGCCGACGCGAAAGCGGACGAGACCCGGCCGGCGGACGGGCCCGCCGAACTGGAGTCGGTGCTGTGCGGGCTGGTGGCGGCGGCGACCAGGGTGGCGCCCGCGGCGGTCCGGCCGGACACGCCCTTCGCCGACCTGGGCATCGACTCGCTGATCATCCACACGCTCAACGCGCAGCTGCGCACCCGGTTCGGGGAGATCTCGGCCACCCTGTTCTTCGAGTGCCGGGACGTGGCCGCGGTGGCGGCCCGGTTGTCGCGCGACTACGACGTCGAGGCGACCAGAGCCCCGGCGAGTCGCCCGACCGGCCCGCCGGACGAGTCGGGCATCGCGATCATCGGCTTCGACGGGCGGTTCCCGGGCGCGGACACGATCGAGGAGTTCTGGGCGAACCTCCGCGACGGGCGGGACTCGATCACCGAGATCCCGCGGTCGCGCTGGGATCACGATCGATACTTCGACCCGCGTCGCGGCGTACCCGAGAAGGTCTATGCCAAGTGGGGCGGGTTCCTGTCGGACGTGGAGCTCTTCGACGCCGACCACTTCGGGGTGGCGCCGGCCGACGCGATCTTCATGGACCCGCAGGAGCGGCTGTTCCTGGAGTCGGTCCGCGGCTGCCTGGAGGTCGCCGGCTACTCGCGGGAGCGGCTGCGCGAGGTGCACCGCAACGAGGTCGGGGTCTTCGCCGGGGCGACGGTCAACAACTATCAGCTGGTTCAGCACGAGGCCGGTACGGGTGCGCCGATCAACTCGCAGACCTACGCGATCGCCAACCGGGTGTCCTACACCTGGGATCTGCGCGGGCCGAGCCTGACGGTGGACACCGCCTGCTCCTCCGCGCTGTACGCGCTGCACCTGGCCTGCGAGAGCCTGCGCCGCGGGGAGTGCGAGATGGCCGTCGCCGGTGGGGTCAACCTGTCGCTGCACCCGTCGAAGTACCAGATGCTCGCGCACTACCGGTTCCTGTCCTCGGACGGGCGCTGCCGGGCGTTCGGGGCGGGCGGCGACGGCTACGTGCCGGCCGAGACCGTCGGGGCGTTCCTGCTCAAGCCGCTGGCGGCGGCGCGGCGCGACGGCGACCGGGTGTACGCGGTGATCCGCGGCAGCGCGCTCAGCCACGGCGGGCGCACTAACGGCTTCAGCGTGCCCAGCCCGGCCGCGCAGACCGCGGCGATCGACCGGGCGCTGCGGCGGGCCGCGGTGGATCCGGCGACGATCAGCTACGTCGAGGCGCACGGCACCGGCACGCGGCTGGGTGACCCGATCGAGATCGCCGGGCTGCGCGCGGCGTTCGAGCCGCACCTGTCCCGCCGGCAGCAGTGCGCGATCGGGTCGGTCAAGTCGAACATCGGGCACGGTGAGGCGGCCGCCGGGGTGGCCC